The Glycine soja cultivar W05 chromosome 8, ASM419377v2, whole genome shotgun sequence genome has a window encoding:
- the LOC114421050 gene encoding uncharacterized protein LOC114421050: MDAVELPLPVDVAAAPKLMGSEGFSLIQNDVASIKTAAEFPSCNKFVETQLSKNSSLLPHLKGEEASKNMPSGNGRNCPVINSRLEGVPFQRKSAKSNRSNSSCSKRPRMSQPEDSLSPNGIEESKDISDKLGSHNLNCTSPEKNQLPKQKSNSSKRGDKRNFKVPSAKAKFESSSMKMGASIFSSTSGGNNFFGLYGLKHDFHDVTKLIDEPPLDELLRGTFECPILSKDKGKKTSSVSDSFLNSVRKACSILQCPKPVQSQNMTEMDYSSNMKMSTCQLSSVCAVESVGNGDKEQSCTLDMSSCQKDHCSEVESTTSPLDFPLHQPKDVLERIALHPFQDLESLLLDVSKPAVTTKNGIDQRSGKQVSRRPSLPTFPWSHAFGGHSRTNSDTGKLSTSRSMCQGKWSRTCVIASSTDADRSSFTNLDSFSYDQSLVPSSGSSDKKNFSSLFANLPFHLLDSSSSVSCSEDSWAKAEFGGPADTKENDERCPRVLTAAQTLCEIATHSQRQNSDGILRWQRKTSQKTMKACHYKSNEKLEETSSRPISMIGSDMVARSVEQIMPSKKPRLSIVENKNSGYSNIAKKGHIVWPISKSSRSFPSKQVRDSFVENKRTNASILKQHCMMPPPARGLDKTRDGQQQVGKLVVMDWKRGRDNTD; encoded by the exons ATGGACGCCGTTGAATTGCCGTTACCAGTTGACGTGGCAGCTGCCCCCAAATTGATGGGATCGGAGGGTTTCTCGCTAATTCAAAATG ATGTTGCAAGTATAAAAACGGCAGCTGAGTTTCCTTCCTGCAATAAATTTGTAGAAACTCAACTCTCTAAGAATTCTAGTCTGCTGCCCCATCTCAAGGGTGAAGAGGCGTCCAAAAATATGCCTAGTGGTAATGGCAGAAATTGTCCTGTAATTAATTCTAGATTAGAAGGTGTACCATTTCAACGAAAATCAGCAAAATCAAACAGGAGTAATAGTTCTTGTTCAAAGAGGCCACGGATGTCACAACCAGAAGATTCTTTAAGCCCTAATGGAATTGAGGAGTCAAAGGATATTTCTGATAAACTTGGATCTCATAATTTAAACTGTACTTCTCCAG AGAAAAATCAATTACCCAAGCAAAAGAGCAATTCTAGCAAGCGTGGTGATAAGAGGAATTTTAAAGTGCCTTCTGCCAAGGCTAAATTTGAGTCATCCTCTATGAAGATGGGTGCATCAATCTTCAGTTCTACGTCTGGGGGGAACAACTTTTTTG GGCTATATGGTCTGAAACATGATTTTCATGATGTCACAAAGCTTATTGATGAACCACCGTTAGATGAGCTCCTTAGGGGCACTTTTGAGTGCCCCATTTTAAGCAAAGATAAAGGGAAGAAAACATCAAGTGTGAGTGatagttttttaaattcagTAAGAAAGGCATGCTCTATCCTTCAGTGCCCAAAACCCGTTCAGTCCCAAAATATGACTGAGATGGATTACTCCTCCAACATGAAAATGTCAACTTGCCAATTGAGCTCAGTTTGTGCAGTAGAAAGTGTTGGTAATGGGGATAAAGAGCAGTCTTGTACATTAGATATGTCTTCATGTCAGAAG GATCATTGTAGTGAAGTAGAAAGTACAACTAGTCCGCTTGACTTCCCATTACATCAACCTAAGGATGTTTTGGAACGAATTGCACTCCATCCATTCCAGGATTTGGAGTCTTTGCTGCTTGATGTGTCCAAGCCTGCTGTTACCACAAAGAATGGTATTGATCAACGGTCAGGCAAGCAAGTGTCTCGTCGGCCAAGCCTGCCAACCTTTCCATGGTCACATGCTTTTGGTGGCCATTCTAGAACTAATTCTGACACAGGTAAGTTATCAACAAGTAGAAGCATGTGCCAAGGTAAATGGTCAAGGACATGTGTCATTGCTAGCTCTACAGATGCTGATCGCAGTTCCTTCACAAACCTTGATTCATTCAGTTATGATCAGAGCCTTGTTCCTTCATCTGGTAGTTCAGACAAAAAGAATTTCTCATCTTTATTTGCTAACCTTCCTTTCCATCTGTTGGATTCTTCATCTTCTGTATCATGTTCAGAAGATTCTTGGGCTAAAGCAG AATTTGGAGGCCCAGCTGATACTAAAGAGAACG ATGAGCGTTGTCCAAGAGTATTAACTGCTGCACAAACTCTCTGTGAAATTGCAACTCATTCACAGAGGCAGAACTCAGATGGAATTTTAAGATGGCAAAGGAAAACTTCACAAAAGACCATGAAAGCTTGCCACTATAAATCAAATGAGAAACTTGAGGAGACATCTTCTAGACCAATTTCAATGATCGGATCTGACATGGTGGCCAGAAGTGTGGAGCAGATAATGCCCTCAAAGAAGCCAAGACTTTCCATAGTCGAGAATAAGAACAGTGGTTACTCCAATATTGCCAAGAAAGGACACATTGTGTGGCCTATTTCAAAATCAAGTAGATCGTTTCCCAGTAAACAAGTTAGAGACTCGTTTGTGGAAAACAAACGCACAAATGCCAGCATCTTGAAGCAACATTGTATGATGCCCCCACCTGCAAGGGGTTTAGATAAGACTCGTGATGGTCAGCAGCAGGTTGGAAAATTAGTAGTGATGGATTGGAAAAGGGGAAGAGACAACACAGATTGA
- the LOC114421051 gene encoding protein LURP-one-related 17-like → MRVFSRFKFLSRAVHEEQEGEHDGGEKIKYPLTEGNLCTSLTLTVWRKSLVISCKGFTVIDPYGNLVYRVDNYIVHPNEVILMDASGNSVLTLRRSRKLGLVDSWFVYEGEMGKQKVKSRDSPVCCVRKRVNILDGKPKVQAYVYRVTSDSDKRHAAFTIEGSYAHRTCKVLDEYKKAVAEIKRKEANTKDVSFGIEIFQLVVHPGFDTSFAMALVLLLDQMFS, encoded by the exons ATGAGGGTGTTTTCTAGGTTCAAATTTCTGTCAAGAGCAGTGCACGAGGAACAAGAGGGTGAGCATGATGGGGGGGAGAAAATCAAGTACCCTTTAACGGAGGGAAATTTGTGTACGTCCTTAACATTAACGGTTTGGAGAAAATCCCTTGTGATTAGTTGTAAAGGATTCACGGTGATAGATCCATATGGAAACCTTGTGTATCGGGTGGACAATTACATCGTGCACCCCAACGAAGTCATTCTTATGGACGCTTCAGGAAACTCTGTTCTCACCTTGCGCCGCTCCAGG AAGCTAGGATTAGTAGATAGCTGGTTTGTGTATGAAGGGGAAATGGGGAAGCAGAAGGTTAAATCAAGAGATAGTCCAGTTTGTTGTGTACGGAAGCGTGTGAATATTTTAGACGGCAAACCCAAGGTTCAGGCCTACGTGTACCGCGTGACCTCGGATTCAGATAAAAGACATGCGGCGTTTACAATAGAAGGTTCCTATGCACATAGGACATGTAAAGTGTTGGATGAGTACAAGAAAGCCGTAGCTGAAATCAAGAGAAAGGAGGCCAATACCAAAGACGTCTCTTTCGGGATAGAGATTTTTCAGTTAGTTGTTCACCCTGGGTTTGATACTAGCTTTGCTATGGCACTAGTTTTACTACTGGATCAAATGTTTTCATAA
- the LOC114421052 gene encoding respiratory burst oxidase homolog protein A-like translates to MNGIPRHERRWASDSVPGKATVSAGTSPGTESNSAAEEFVEVTLDLQDDDTIVLRSVEPASVISIDDSVAGSGNQTPASVSRSPTIRRSSSRGFRQFSQELKAEAVAKARQFSQELRRFSWSHGHASRALSSSSAPNGAGAGFETALAARALRKQRAQLDRTRSGAHKALRGLKFISNRSNGVDAWNEVQSNFDRLAKDGFLNRTDFAQCIGMKDSKEFALELFDALSRKRRLRTDKISREELFEFWSQITDQSFDSRLQIFFDMVDKNEDGRITEEEVKEIILLSASANRLSRLQEQAEEYAALIMEELDPEGLGYIELWQLETLLLQKDTYLNYSQALSYTSQALSQNLQGLRKKSPIRRMSRRLVYYLQENWRRLWVLTLWVCIMIGLFTWKFIQYKNKDAFQIMGYCLLTAKGAAETLKFNMALILLPVCRNTITWLRSTKLGYVVPFDDNINFHKTIAGAIVIGIILHAGDHLACDFPRLVSTSEERYEKYLKGVFGDHKPSYVDLVKGVEGVTGILMVFLMIIAFTLATKWFRRNLIKLPKPFSRLTGFNAFWYSHHLFVIVYVLLIIHGIKLYLVHKWYHKTTWMYLAVPVLLYASERILRLFRSGLYTVRLGKVAIYPGNVLTLQMSKPPQFRYKSGQYMFVQCPAVSPFEWHPFSITSAPGDDYLSVHIRQLGDWTQELKRVFSEACEPPVSGKSGLLRADETTKKSLPKLKIDGPYGAPAQDYKKYDVLLLVGLGIGATPFISILKDLLKNIIKMEEMADSISDISRGSDLSVGSTTDSPSLNKNAPKRKKTLKTTNAYFYWVTREQGSFDWFKGVMNEVAELDQRGVIEMHNYLTSVYEEGDARSALITMVQALNHAKNGVDIVSGTRVRTHFARPNWKKVFSKMCSKHCNGRIGVFYCGAPVLARELSKLCFEFNEKGPTKFEFHKEHF, encoded by the exons ATGAATGGTATTCCGAGACACGAGCGCCGATGGGCGTCCGACAGCGTTCCGGGAAAAGCGACCGTCAGCGCCGGAACTTCGCCGGGAACTGAGTCCAACTCCGCCGCGGAGGAGTTCGTGGAGGTGACACTCGATCTTCAAGACGATGACACCATCGTTCTCCGGAGCGTCGAGCCAGCCTCCGTCATTAGCATCGACGACAGCGTCGCCGGCAGCGGAAATCAAACTCCGGCGTCGGTTTCGAGGTCTCCGACTATACGTCGGAGCTCGTCGAGAGGATTCCGGCAGTTCTCGCAGGAGCTGAAAGCCGAGGCGGTTGCGAAGGCCAGGCAGTTCTCGCAGGAGCTGCGGCGCTTCTCGTGGAGCCATGGCCATGCTTCGCGCGCGCTTTCGTCTTCCTCTGCTCCGAACGGCGCCGGCGCTGGATTTGAAACGGCGTTGGCGGCTCGCGCTCTCAGGAAACAACGAGCTCAGCTTGATCGCACGCGCTCCGGTGCGCACAAAGCGCTTCGCGGTCTGAAATTTATCAGCAACAGGTCCAATGGCGTTGATGCGTGGAACGAGGTGCAGAGCAACTTCGATAGGCTTGCTAAGGACGGTTTTCTCAATCGCACCGATTTCGCTCAATGCATAG GTATGAAGGATTCGAAGGAATTCGCTCTGGAACTGTTTGATGCTCTGAGTCGTAAACGAAGGTTGAGAACTGACAAAATCAGCAGGGAAGAACTGTTCGAATTCTGGTCGCAAATTACCGATCAAAGTTTTGATTCGCGGCTCCAGATCTTCTTCGACAT GGTGGACAAGAACGAAGATGGGAGAATCACCGAAGAAGAGGTGAAAGAG ATCATCCTGTTAAGCGCTTCTGCAAATAGGTTGTCCAGATTGCAGGAACAGGCTGAAGAATATGCAGCTCTAATCATGGAAGAGTTGGACCCGGAAGGACTTGGCTACATCGAG TTATGGCAATTGGAGACGCTTCTTTTACAAAAGGACACGTACCTTAACTACAGCCAAGCTCTTAGCTACACAAGCCAAGCTTTGAGCCAGAACCTACAGGGGCTGAGGAAGAAAAGTCCTATACGTAGAATGAGCCGCAGATTGGTCTACTATTTGCAAGAGAATTGGAGGAGACTTTGGGTTTTAACACTGTGGGTTTGCATAATGATTGGGCTGTTCACGTGGAAGTTTATTCAGTACAAGAACAAAGATGCATTTCAGATCATGGGTTACTGTCTTCTCACGGCTAAAGGTGCGGCTGAGACTCTAAAGTTCAACATGGCACTTATACTCTTGCCCGTGTGCAGAAACACCATAACTTGGCTCAGGTCGACCAAGCTGGGCTATGTTGTACCTTTTGATGACAACATCAACTTTCATAAG ACAATTGCCGGGGCCATCGTGATTGGTATTATACTTCATGCCGGGGATCACCTTGCTTGTGATTTTCCAAGACTTGTAAGTACGTCTGAAGAACGTTATGAAAAGTATTTGAAAGGCGTATTTGGTGATCATAAACCCAGTTATGTAGACCTAGTTAAAGGCGTCGAGGGTGTGACTGGAATTTTGATGGTGTTTCTTATGATAATAGCATTTACACTTGCTACCAAATGGTTCCGGAGAAATCTCATTAAGCTGCCTAAACCGTTTAGCAGGCTCACTGGCTTCAATGCCTTCTGGTATTCACACCATTTGTTTGTCATTGTCTATGTCCTCCTCATCATCCACGGAATAAAGCTTTACCTCGTGCATAAATGGTACCACAAAacg ACATGGATGTATCTTGCGGTTCCTGTTTTACTTTATGCGTCAGAGAGAATACTCAGATTATTTCGTTCTGGTTTGTATACAGTCCGTCTTGGAAAG GTTGCCATATATCCTGGAAATGTTCTCACATTGCAAATGTCTAAGCCTCCTCAATTTCGCTACAAGAGCGGACAATACATGTTTGTGCAGTGTCCTGCTGTTTCTCCGTTCGAGTG GCATCCTTTCTCTATTACCTCAGCCCCTGGCGATGACTACCTGAGTGTTCACATTCGGCAACTGGGTGATTGGACACAGGAACTTAAAAGAGTGTTCTCTGAGGCCTGTGAGCCACCTGTGTCAGGGAAGAGTGGGCTTCTCAGGGCTGATGAAACAACTAAGAAAAG TTTGCCGAAGTTAAAGATAGATGGACCTTACGGTGCGCCAGCGcaagattataaaaaatatgatgtttTGTTACTTGTCGGTCTCGGGATAGGAGCAACACCTTTCATCAGCATTCTAAAAGATCTTCTCAAAAACATCATCAAAATGGAGGAAATGGCG GATTCAATCTCTGATATAAGTAGAGGTTCAGACCTTAGTGTTGGGAGTACTACTGATTCACCATCTCTTAATAAAAATGCGCCAAAACGGAAGAAAACACTGAAGACTACCAACGCTTATTTTTACTGGGTTACAAGAGAGCAAGGCTCTTTTGATTGGTTCAAAGGAGTCATGAATGAAGTAGCAGAGCTTGATCAAAGG GGTGTCATTGAGATGCACAACTACTTGACTAGTGTATACGAGGAAGGGGATGCCAGATCCGCTCTCATCACCATGGTGCAAGCACTCAACCATGCCAAAAATGGAGTTGACATTGTTTCTGGCACTAGA GTGCGAACTCATTTTGCTAGGCCTAACTGGAAGAAGGTTTTCTCTAAAATGTGCTCCAAGCACTGTAATGGACGAATAG GGGTATTTTATTGTGGTGCACCGGTTTTGGCCAGAGAACTTAGCAAGCTCTGCTTCGAGTTCAATGAAAAGGGTCCAACTAAATTTGAGTTCCACAAGGAGCATTTCTAA
- the LOC114424359 gene encoding uncharacterized protein LOC114424359 — MAQSPDQQMKPLAPFVSSTSHFSRQEDHDQFQDTSEQKIIRIRKFVLCCGCFTALVVILVVVLIVLGFTVYNVKEPEVSMNSVTLVSGTFANSGATNNVTLLADISVKNTNAFTLRFGKTTTIVYYGGMGIGEGTSPPGKAKARRTIRVNSTLEIMAKKLLDIPTLNIDLRDQSLNISSYTRIDGKVKILNMFPRKVVVELNCTIGYNITTGLVTNGDNCLGTVDI, encoded by the coding sequence ATGGCTCAGAGCCCTGATCAGCAGATGAAGCCCTTAGCTCCATTCGTATCATCAACAAGCCACTTCAGCAGACAAGAAGATCATGATCAGTTTCAAGACACATCCGAACAGAAAATCATTCGCATAAGAAAGTTCGTGTTGTGCTGCGGTTGCTTCACTGCCCTTGTCGTGATACTTGTGGTCGTACTCATAGTCTTGGGCTTCACCGTTTACAATGTCAAAGAACCCGAGGTGAGTATGAATTCGGTTACTCTTGTAAGTGGAACTTTTGCAAACAGTGGTGCCACAAACAACGTTACACTTCTTGCTGATATCTCTGTAAAGAACACAAACGCTTTTACCCTCAGGTTTGGAAAAACTACCACCATTGTTTACTATGGTGGTATGGGAATAGGTGAGGGTACTTCTCCACCGGGTAAGGCCAAGGCAAGAAGGACCATAAGGGTAAACTCGACCTTGGAGATTATGGCAAAGAAGCTTTTAGATATCCCAACTTTGAATATTGACCTCAGGGATCAATCTTTGAATATCAGCAGCTATACCAGGATAGATGGTAAGGTGAAAATACTCAACATGTTTCCGAGGAAGGTTGTGGTTGAGCTTAATTGCACCATTGGATACAACATCACCACTGGGTTGGTCACAAATGGTGACAATTGTCTTGGAACCGTTGATATTTAG